Part of the Halobaculum halobium genome, GCGAAGCCCCGCGGCGCTTCGGATCATCTTCGCGGAGTCGTCCTCCCCCTGCACCGCCGTCGGCGACGTGAAGAACGTTCGAACGAATTCGCGCTCGTAATTGCGTTGCACACTCATGTCTACCGGTTTCACCGTCCCCCGGGACTATCATAAACGTTCGTTCTAAACACAGTATTGCCCGCTGTGGATACCCGTCGCCGCGGGGGCTGGTGAGCTACTCCAGCGGCTGGACCAGTTCGACGGTGTGCCCGTCGGGGTCCTTCAGAAACGCCGTTCGCGCGCCCGCCGCGGGTTGGTCGGCCGGTTCCTTCACGACGCCGTGGTGGTCGATGCGCTCGAACGCGGCGTCGACGTCGTCGACGGAGACGGCGAGGTGATCGTACGCGGTCCCCTCCTCGAACTCGTCGGCTCCCTCGGTGTCTGCCAACTGGAGTTCGACGCCGTTCCCGTCTGCGACGTAGAGGTTTCGCGTGTCTCCGTCGGGCGTCGTGAACTCCCACGAGCGCTCGAAGCCGAGGTTCTCCGCGTACCAGTCGGCCGCGCGCTCGGCGTCGGCGACGTTGAGACAGACGTGAATGAACGCCATGCGTGACACCCGCGCACCCACCGACATAACCGTTCGCGTCGATGCAACCGGGCGTCGGCGGGATATCGGCCACGATGGACTCGGTCGGGCCGACCGTCTGAGGGGGATCGAGCCGTCGGGTGGCAAATGTTGACAAAGGCCTTTTACACGATTGTTCCTTGGGATTGTCCATGGCAACGCACGACCCGGGGGCCGACCGCCGTTGGGATACGTCCGCCGCGTCGCTGGGACACGACCGGCCGGACGTGGAGGAGTACGCTGCGCTGGCCGCAGATCTCAGGGATCGGGTCGCGGGCGAGGTCCAGTTCGACGAGTACGCGCAGGTGTTGTACGCGACCGACGGCTCCATCTATCAGGCCGAGCCCGCGGGGGTCGTCTGCCCGCGCGACGCCGAGGACGTGGTCGCGACCCACGAGGTCGCCGCCGAGCACGGGGTGCCGGTGCTCCCGCGGGGGACCGGGTCGTCGTTGGCGGGGCAGACCGTAGGGCCCGGCTGCGTCGTGATCGACACCACCCGTCACATGGACGACATCGTCGATGTCGACAGCGAGGCGCAGGAGGCGACCGTCCAGCCGGGAGTCGTCCAGGACCACCTCGACGCCCGCCTCGCGGAGGAGGGGCTGAAGTTCGCCCCGGACCCCGCCTCCTCTGGGCGCGCCACCGTCGTGGGGGGGATCGGCAACAACTCCACTGGGGCGCACTCGGTGCGCTACGGAATCACCGACGCCTACACCGAGGAACTGGAGGTGGTGCTCGCCGAGGGGACCAGAATTCACACCCGCGAGGTCGTGCTCGGCTCCGACGAACACGAGGCGATCATCGAGGGCGGGGGGATCGAGGCGGAACTGTACCGCACCGTCGAGGGGCTCGTCGCGGAGAACGAGGCCGAGATCGACGAGAAGTACCCGAACCTCAAGCGCTCGGTGTCGGGGTACAACCTCCACAAGGTGATCGACGAGACCGACGACGGCGAGGAGGTGATCAACCTCAGCAAACTGTTCGTCGGCGCCGAGGGCACCCTCGGGACGATCGTCGAGGCGACCGTCTCGCTGGTCACGAAGCCCGAGGAGACGGCGCTGGCGCTGTACTGCTTCGACGACCTCGTCGACGCGATGGAGGCGGTGCCGGTCGCGCTGGAGTACCCCGTGAGCGCGGTGGAGCTGATGGACGACGAGGTGTTCAGGCTGGCCCGGGAGTCGACCGAGTACGCCCAGTACGAGGAACCGATCCCGGACGGCGCGGCGGCGGCGCTGATGCTGGAGTGGGACTCCGAGTTGGTCTCCCACTCGCCCGACGGCGAGTCGTCGGGCGAGGCGCCGGACTTCGAGGGTGCGATCGCCGACACCACCGCCGAGTTCGTGACCGACGGCGCGGCATTCGACGTGCTGGAGGCGTACGACGCGGACGAACAGGAGAAGCTCTGGAAGCTCCGCAAGGCTGCCATTCCCCTCTTGATGAGCCTGCAGGGCGACCCCAAGCCGTACCCGTTCATCGAGGATGCGACCGTGCCGCCCGAGGAGTTGGCCGAGTACGTCGGCGAGTTCGAGGAGGTGCTGGCCGACCACGACACCTCCGCCGCGTACTTCGCACACGCCGGCTCCGGGACCCTGCACATCCGACCGATCTTGAACCTGAAGCAGGGGGAGGGGATCGAGAAGATGCACTCGATCACCGACGACGTGACAGACCTCGTGCTCGACCACTTCGGCGCGTTCTCTGGCGAGCACGGCGACGGACTCGCGAGGACCGAGTTCAACCCGAAGATGTACGGCGAGGACCTGTGGGGCGCGTTTCAGGAGCTGAAGTCCGCATTCGATCCCGGCTGGCGGATGAACCCCGGAAAGGTCGTCTACGTCGACGGCGACACGGCCGGCGAGCGCGGCTACCCCGACTCAGCCGCCGACACCGACATGCGAGAGAACCTCCGGTACGGCGCCGACTATCGGTCGATCGAACCGCAGACGGCCATCGACTTCTCCGATGAGGGCGGCTTCTCGCATCTCGTCGAACTGTGTAACGGCTGCGGCACCTGCCGGGAGACCGAAGGCGACGTGATGTGCCCGACCTACCGGGCGTCGGGCGAGGAGATCCAGGCGACGCGAGGGCGCGCGAACATGCTCCGTGCGGCGATATCGGGGGAACTCTCCGAGGACGAGGTCCACTCGGACCGCTTCCAAGAGGAGGTGCTCGGCCTCTGCGTCGGCTGTAAGGGCTGCATGTCGGACTGTCCGACCGGCGTCGACCTGGCGAAGCTGAAGGCCGAGGTGAAACACGAACACCACGAGGAGGCGGGCGCGAGCCTGCGCGAGCGACTGTTCGCCAACATCGAGACGGCGAGTCGGATCGGCAGCGCGCTCGCGCCCGTCGCCAACGCGGCGACGAAGGTGCCCGGCGCGCGGACGGTGCTGGAGAAGACGCTCGGGATCGCTCGCGAGCGCGAACTGCCCACCTTCACGCTCGACACCTTCCGCACGCGCTGGGAACGCCGCGGCGGCGCGCAGGTGAGCGCCGCGGAGGCTGACGCGCGGGTCGTCCTGTTCCCGGACACCTACACGAACTACAGCACGCCCGACGCGGGGATGGCGGCCGTCGAAGTGCTGGAAGCCGCAAACGTCCACGTCCGCGTGCCCGACGACCTCGCGCCCTCCGGCCGGGCAGCCTTCTCCAGCGGCTTCCTCGAGAAGGCGCGCAAACGCGCCGCAGAGAACGTCGAGCGGCTCGAACCGTTCGTCGAGGAGGGGTACGCGGTCCTGTTCGTCGAACCGTCGGACGCGGTGATGTTCCAGGACGAGTACCTGGATCTCCTCGATGGCGACGCGGTCGAGTCGGTGTCGACCGCGAGCTACGGCGTGCTGGAGTACGTCGACACCGCCCGCCTCGACGAGGCAATCGCGTTCGAGACGGAGCCGGAGGCTGGCGAGTCGATCGCGTACCACGGCCACTGCAACCAGAAGTCGGTGAACACCGACCACCACGCGGTCGGCGTGCTCAGACGCGCGGGGTACGACGTCGACCCGCTGGACACCTCCTGTTGCGGGATGGCCGGGAGCTTCGGCTACGAGGCCGAACACTACGAGCTATCGAAGGCGATCGGGTCGATGCTGTTCGGGGCGGTCGACGAGAGTCCCGCCGACGCCGTCACAGCGCCGGGCGCCTCCTGTCGGTCGCAGTTAGGCGATCGGGAGGGGGCGAACGAACAGCCGCCTCACCCCATCGAGAAGGTGGCGAGGGCGCTGGCCGACTGACCCGTCCGGTCGCTACGGTCAGAATTCGCGGCCGCCCGGCTCAGATCCAGCCGTCGTTCGCCAGCAGTTCGCCGTTGAGGACGGACGCGCCGGCGGCGCCGCGGATCGTGTTGTGAGCGAGACAGTTGTACTTCACACCCGCCGGCGTCGACTGGACGCCGCCGGCGGCGATCTGCATCCCGTCGCCGCGCATCCGGTCCATCCGGGGCTGTGGGCGCTCGGGCTGGTCCTCGCCGAACACGTGAATGAGCTGCTCCGGCGAGGACGGCAGGTCTGCGCTCGGGAACGACTCCATCGCCGCCCCGACCGCTTCGGGGCTCGGAGCGTCGGCGAGTTCGGCGAAGACGTTCTCTAGATGTCCGTCGATCGTCGGGATCCGGTTGCAGGAGGCCGCGACCTCCGCCGAGTGGAGGCTGAGTTCGGCGCCGTCGAACGAGCCGAGGAGCTTGCGGCTCTCGGTCTCCATCTTCGCTTCTTCCCCGCCGATGTGGGGGATGGCGTTGTCGATGATCTCCATCGATGTGACGCCGTCGTAGCCGGCGCCCGACACCGCCTGCAGCGTCGACACCTGCGCGCGTTCGAGCCCGAACTCGTCGAGCGCCGCGAGCGTCGGCACCATCGTGATCGTCGAGCAGTTGGGGTTCTTCACGAGCGCGCCGTCCCAGCCGCGCTCGTCCCGCTGGACCTCGATCAGGTCGAGGTGGTCGGGATTGATCTCGGGGATCGTCAGCGGTACGTCTTCTGCCATGCGATCGTTCGAGGAGTTCGAGGAGACGACGTAGCCCGCCTCACAGAGGTCGGGTTCGATCTCCGCGGCGACGCCGGAGGGGAGCGACGAGAACAGCAGGTCCACGTCGTCGGGGATCTCGGCGGGGTTGGTCGCGCGGACCGTGATATCGCGCACCGACTCCGGGATCGCGGTGTCGAGGCGCCACTTGGCCGCCTCGCGGTACGGCTTCCCCGCGGAGGCGTCGCTTGCGGTCAGACACGCGATCTCGAACTGCGGGTGGCCGTCGAGCAGTTGGATGAACCGTTGGCCCACGGCGCCGGTGGCGCCGAGGATGCCGACTCGATGAGTCATTGTGTGCCGCTGTGTCACACGCGAATAAGACCCTTCGGATACGCGGGAGCGCGGCGAGGATTGCCGCGGTCACGGTCCGTTGCTCAGGGATCCGAGCCGCCGGGATTTCGTCGGATACTCGCCCGCGACGACGACGGATCGTCGGCCGTCGGGTCCGGTTCGCGTCCCCCGCGGACGGGAGCAGGCGTCGAGACTACTCCGTGGCCGCGTCGAACGCCGCCTGCAGGTCTGCCGTCATGTCGTCGACGTGTTCGACGCCGACGGAGACGCGGATGAGTCCGTCGGTGAGCCCGGCCGCCTCCCGCTCCTCCTCCGGGATGGCGGCGTGGGTCATCGCCGCGGGCTGCTCGATGAGGCTCTCGACGCCGCCGAGGCTCTCGGCGAGCGTGAACACCTCGGTCTCCTCGACGACGGTGCTGGCCTGCTCCAGCGTGCCGTCGAACTCGAACGAGAGCATGCCGCCGAAGTCGTCCATCTGCTCGGCCGCGAGGTCGTGCTGTGGGTGAGAGTCGAGCCCGGGGTAGTAGACGCGGTCGACCGCGTCGTGCTCGTCGAGCCACGCCGCCAGGTCGCGGGCGTTGTCGCAGTGGCGGTCCATCCGCACGGGGAGGGTCTTCGTCCCGCGGAGCACGAGGAAGCAGTCGAACGGCGACGGCGTCGCGCCCACGGAGTTCTGATAGAACCCGATCCGCTCGTCGAGGTCGGGGTCGTCGGTGACGAGCGCGCCGCCGACCACGTCGGAGTGGCCCCCGAGGTACTTCGTCAGCGAGTGCGAGACGATGTCAGCGCCGTGCTCCAGCGGCCGCTGAAGGTACGGCGTCGCGAACGTGTTGTCGACGGCACAAAGCGCGTCGTGCTCGCTGGCGATGTCCGCGAGCGCGTCGATGTCGTTGACGCGCATGAGCGGATTCGTCGGCGTTTCGACCCACAGAAGTTCCGTCTCCTCGCGCATCGCGTCGCGGACGGCGTCGTGGTCGGTGGTGTCGACGAAGTCGAACTCCAGGTCGTACTCCTCGTACACCTGCGTGAAGATGCGGTGGGTGCCGCCGTAGACGTCGTCGCCGGTGACGACGTGGTCTCCCGCCGAGAGCAGATTGAGCACGGTGTTGATCGCCCCCATGCCCGAGGAGAACGCGCGGCCGTACTCCCCGTTCTCCAGCGCCGCGAGGTTCGCTTCCAGGTCCGTCCGGGTGGGGTTGCCGGTGCGGCTGTACTCGTAGCCGCGGTGGTCGCCGGGGCCGTCCTGCTCGTACGTGGAGTTGGCGTAGATGGGCGTCATCAGCGCGCCCGTCTCGGGGTCGGGCTGTTGGCCCGCGTGGATCGCGGTCGTCTCGATTCGGAACCGGCTCTCGTCGGTGTCGCCGTCGTCGTCGCGGTCGGTCATACCGGGTCGACGGTTCCGGTCGGTGTGATTCTTGCCATTCCCGCGTCCGTCTACTCCGCGGGCAGACAGCGAACTCGTTCGGCCCGACGACCGAAGCCGTCCGGCCTGGAGTCTCGCCTCGTGCCGTCGTTGGGGGAATCACAAACACCTTGCCGTCCGGACCCCCAGCCACGGGTAACAGGTGATTTCGTGACCGAGAAACACGAGTACACGGACGACTATCCCGAGAAGACGCTGTACATCCCCGGGCCGACCGAGGTCCGCGAGGACGTGATCCAGGAGATGGCCCAGCCGGTGTTCGGCCACCGGATGGACCGGATGACGGACCTCTACACGACCATCGTCGAGGACACCAAGGAGTTCCTCGGCACCGACAACGAGGTGATGATCCTCACCGCTTCCGGGACGGAGTTCTGGGAGGCGTCGACGCTCAACCTCGTCGACGAGAACATCCTCGTCCCCACCTGCGGGAGTTTCAGCGAGCGTCACGCCAACGTCGCCGAGCGCCTCGGGAAGAACGTCGACCGCCTCGAGTACGAGTGGGGGGAGGCGATCAAGCCCCAGGACATCCGCGAGCACCTCGAAACGAGCGACACAGACTACGACGTGGTCGCGACCGTGATGAACGAGAGTTCGACCGGCGTCCGCAACCCGATCGAGGAGATCGGCGACGTAGTCGACGAGTACCCGGACACCTACTTCGTCGTCGACGCGGTCTCCGCGCTCGGCGGCGACTACGTCGACATCGACGCCCACGGCATCGACGTGATCTTCGCGTCGACGCAGAAGGCGTTCGCGATGCCGCCGGGCCTCGCGGTGTGTGTCGTCAGCGACGAGGCGTACGAGCGGGAGGTGCAGAAGGACTCCGCCTCGTGGTACGGCGGCTTCCAGCGCGCGCTCGACTACTACGACCGAAAGGGGCAGACTCACTCCACGCCCGCGATCCCGATCATGTTGGCCTACCGCAAACAGATGAAGTACATGCTGGAGGAGGGCCACGAGGGTCGCAGCGACCGTCACCGCGAGATGGCCGAGTACACCCGCGAGTGGGCGGGCGACCACTTCGACATGTTCCCCGAGGAGGGATACGAGTCGCAGACGGTCGCGTGCATCGAGAACAGCCGGGGGATCGACGTGGCGGCGACCATCGAGCAAGTGAGCGAGGAGTACGACATGGTCTTTTCGAACGGCTACGGCTCGCAGCTCGGCGAGAAGACGTTCCGCATCGGCCACATGGGAGAGCACGACGTAGAGTCGATCGTAGAGTTGACCGACGCCATCGAAGACGTAGCGGGCCTGTAACGGCACCGCTCGCGGCGACGCTCACCCCCTCGCCGTCCACGTACGGCAGGCAGACCAAAGCAGGCCGGCGGCCGATCCACTCGAGTCCACTGCTCGATGCGGCGACGACCGCCGTGTCACCCGTGATGCCGAGGGCAATACGCGCCACCGAACCGGGCAGTGTCAACAAAATCAACCGGAGCGGTCGGTGGTGCGCGCCGGCGCCGTCGCTCGCGACGTGGAGTGTCGCCCGGAACACTAACGAGCCGGCGTCATCCCGTGGCGGCGTGCCGCGTCGGCCGGTAAACCCTCGTGCCGGGCGTCCGCGATCGCGGCTCGCGGCGGGCCGTGTGTCGCGCGCCCGGGTTCTCCGCACCGTCATCGCACCCTGGCGGGTCTACTGGGGCGGGGACTAAAGGCGCGCAGACGCAGCTATGGGGTGGCGGTACAAACCGCTACCGGAGGAACGATGAGAGTCGGTCTCTGAGCGAGGAGTCGTCGCCCAACTTCAGGTAGAAGGCGTCGCCGCCGTCCTCGTAGTAGTTCTCGATTCGGCGGACGATCTGAAAGCCGATGTGCTCGTAGAAGTCCAGCGCCGCCTCGTTCGTCGTCCGCGCGTGACACGACACCGAGCGGTTTCCCTCGGCGACCTCGGCGACGAGTCGTTCCCCGTATCCACGCCCCCGAACCCGCGGTGCGATGGCGAGAAACAGGATGTAGCCGTCGCGGCGCGCGGCCGCGAAACCGGCGAGGTCGTCGTCCTCGACCAGGAGATGGCACTCCGCTCGCTTGTAGGCGTTCATGAAGAAGCCGCGCCGCTGCTTGAGGACGCCGTCGCGCTCGCGGATCTCTTCTTTCAGCGCCCAGGCGGCCTCGGCGTGGGCTGCGTCCCCGGGGGGGTCCATACGCTTCTCGACGTTGACGCTCACGCAGCAGGTACTACTGCTGAAGCGCATTTAACTCCACCGTCGCCGGGAATCTCCGCCGAACGTGCGCTCGCGAGTCCGTCCCGGGAGCAGCACCGTTTTTATTCCCGTCACCCGTTCGGAGTGGTTGTGTCGGATTGGTCCCCACGGCGATTCGGTGACTCGGTCTCCGGAACGGTTCGGAGCGCCTTCGTCACCGGAGTGGCAGTGGTTGTGCCGCTGTTACTCTCGCTCATCGTGCTCGCGGTCGCCAGCCGCTACGTGTACCAGTACCTCGACCTGTTCTCGACGCTGGTGCTCGATCTCAGCCCGGGTACCCGGTACGTCGCCTCCGTGGCTGAGGTCAGGATCTCCCTGACGAAGGAGACGCTCATCGAACTCCTCACGCCGGTCGTGTTGGCGTCGTTCATCCTCACGATCGGGCTGTTCATCAACGGGACGCGCTTCGGCGCGGTCGCGGTGGACTACTTCGACGCCGCGGTCGCACACGTGCCCGGGGTCGGCGCCGTCTACGAATCGTTCCGCCAGATGTCCGACGTGATGCTCAACGAGGACGCTCAGAACTTCCGCGACGTGAAGCTGGTGGAGTTCCCCCACGAAGGGGCGTATACGCTCGGCTTCCTCACGACAGAGACGCCGGACGCCCTCCGCGAACCGGCCGGACACGACCGGATGCTGACGCTGTTCTTGCCGCTTGCCCCCAACCCGGTGATGGGCGGGCACCTCGTCCACATGCCCGCCGACCGCGTGATGGACGTCGACATGACCGTCGAGGAGGGGCTCCGTGCAGTCGTCACCAGCGGTGTGGCGGTGTCTGGCGGATCAAGCGGATCCGGCGGAACCGATGCCGGACTCTCGGCCAAACAGCTCCGGACGCTCTCGCGCGTCGAACACGCGGATCAGCGGCTCGACCCCGAGGCCGACTCTCCGGACGTCCGACGCACCGACCCGGTGGCTGGTGACCGGGACGAGGAGTGGGACCGCCAAGTCGACCCGGCGCGGTCGGAAACTCCCGCGGATGTGGCTCGCAGAACCCGGGCCCAGCGGGAGCCGGAAACGCAGGACGAGAACGCGGACGTTGACGATCGACAGCCGTACTCGCTGTACGGAGACTCGGAGGCGACCTCGACGCCCGCACGCGAGGCGGGTCGCTACGCGGTGGAGTCCGATGAGACCGAAGCGGTTCCCGAGCGGGACGCCGACAGACCGGCAGCCGACCGCGCGGAGACCGAGGACACCCCCGAATCGGTATCGCAGAGCGGTGAGGGGGACCGGGGCGACCGAGCTGACGAGTAGGTTAACAGCCAGCGGCGCGAACGCGGCATCGAACCCGTGAGCGACGAACTCGACCGAACTCTCGATGCCGACGATCCGAGCGGGGCTGACGCCGGTTCCGACGCCCGTGGCCAATTCGAACTCCGTGAGCACACTGCAGACGTCGCCGTCGCGGCGACCGCGGACTCGCTGGGTGAGGTGTTCGCCGCCGTCGCGGAGGGGCTGACCGCGGCGATGTGCGATTCGGTCCCCGACACCGGCGACCGGTTCACAGTGCGGGTCCGGGCTGAGTCGCTGGAGGCGTTGTTGTTCGACTACCTCGACGAGTGCATCTACGAGCGGGATGTCCGCGGAGTACTACCGGTCGACCACCGAGCGACCGTTTGGCGGGAGGGAGCCGAGTGGGCAGTCGAAGCGAGCGCGCGCGGCGTCCCGCTGTCGGCCGTCACCGCACGCGACGTGAAGGCGGTGACGTACTCGGAGATGGACCTTGCGGAAACCGAGGAC contains:
- the asd gene encoding aspartate-semialdehyde dehydrogenase, with the protein product MTHRVGILGATGAVGQRFIQLLDGHPQFEIACLTASDASAGKPYREAAKWRLDTAIPESVRDITVRATNPAEIPDDVDLLFSSLPSGVAAEIEPDLCEAGYVVSSNSSNDRMAEDVPLTIPEINPDHLDLIEVQRDERGWDGALVKNPNCSTITMVPTLAALDEFGLERAQVSTLQAVSGAGYDGVTSMEIIDNAIPHIGGEEAKMETESRKLLGSFDGAELSLHSAEVAASCNRIPTIDGHLENVFAELADAPSPEAVGAAMESFPSADLPSSPEQLIHVFGEDQPERPQPRMDRMRGDGMQIAAGGVQSTPAGVKYNCLAHNTIRGAAGASVLNGELLANDGWI
- a CDS encoding pyridoxal-phosphate-dependent aminotransferase family protein, encoding MTEKHEYTDDYPEKTLYIPGPTEVREDVIQEMAQPVFGHRMDRMTDLYTTIVEDTKEFLGTDNEVMILTASGTEFWEASTLNLVDENILVPTCGSFSERHANVAERLGKNVDRLEYEWGEAIKPQDIREHLETSDTDYDVVATVMNESSTGVRNPIEEIGDVVDEYPDTYFVVDAVSALGGDYVDIDAHGIDVIFASTQKAFAMPPGLAVCVVSDEAYEREVQKDSASWYGGFQRALDYYDRKGQTHSTPAIPIMLAYRKQMKYMLEEGHEGRSDRHREMAEYTREWAGDHFDMFPEEGYESQTVACIENSRGIDVAATIEQVSEEYDMVFSNGYGSQLGEKTFRIGHMGEHDVESIVELTDAIEDVAGL
- a CDS encoding GNAT family N-acetyltransferase, with amino-acid sequence MSVNVEKRMDPPGDAAHAEAAWALKEEIRERDGVLKQRRGFFMNAYKRAECHLLVEDDDLAGFAAARRDGYILFLAIAPRVRGRGYGERLVAEVAEGNRSVSCHARTTNEAALDFYEHIGFQIVRRIENYYEDGGDAFYLKLGDDSSLRDRLSSFLR
- a CDS encoding cystathionine gamma-synthase, with amino-acid sequence MTDRDDDGDTDESRFRIETTAIHAGQQPDPETGALMTPIYANSTYEQDGPGDHRGYEYSRTGNPTRTDLEANLAALENGEYGRAFSSGMGAINTVLNLLSAGDHVVTGDDVYGGTHRIFTQVYEEYDLEFDFVDTTDHDAVRDAMREETELLWVETPTNPLMRVNDIDALADIASEHDALCAVDNTFATPYLQRPLEHGADIVSHSLTKYLGGHSDVVGGALVTDDPDLDERIGFYQNSVGATPSPFDCFLVLRGTKTLPVRMDRHCDNARDLAAWLDEHDAVDRVYYPGLDSHPQHDLAAEQMDDFGGMLSFEFDGTLEQASTVVEETEVFTLAESLGGVESLIEQPAAMTHAAIPEEEREAAGLTDGLIRVSVGVEHVDDMTADLQAAFDAATE
- a CDS encoding VOC family protein, with amino-acid sequence MAFIHVCLNVADAERAADWYAENLGFERSWEFTTPDGDTRNLYVADGNGVELQLADTEGADEFEEGTAYDHLAVSVDDVDAAFERIDHHGVVKEPADQPAAGARTAFLKDPDGHTVELVQPLE
- a CDS encoding DUF502 domain-containing protein; the encoded protein is MPLLLSLIVLAVASRYVYQYLDLFSTLVLDLSPGTRYVASVAEVRISLTKETLIELLTPVVLASFILTIGLFINGTRFGAVAVDYFDAAVAHVPGVGAVYESFRQMSDVMLNEDAQNFRDVKLVEFPHEGAYTLGFLTTETPDALREPAGHDRMLTLFLPLAPNPVMGGHLVHMPADRVMDVDMTVEEGLRAVVTSGVAVSGGSSGSGGTDAGLSAKQLRTLSRVEHADQRLDPEADSPDVRRTDPVAGDRDEEWDRQVDPARSETPADVARRTRAQREPETQDENADVDDRQPYSLYGDSEATSTPAREAGRYAVESDETEAVPERDADRPAADRAETEDTPESVSQSGEGDRGDRADE
- a CDS encoding archease, yielding MGEVFAAVAEGLTAAMCDSVPDTGDRFTVRVRAESLEALLFDYLDECIYERDVRGVLPVDHRATVWREGAEWAVEASARGVPLSAVTARDVKAVTYSEMDLAETEDGWRAYVVFDV
- a CDS encoding FAD-binding and (Fe-S)-binding domain-containing protein, translated to MATHDPGADRRWDTSAASLGHDRPDVEEYAALAADLRDRVAGEVQFDEYAQVLYATDGSIYQAEPAGVVCPRDAEDVVATHEVAAEHGVPVLPRGTGSSLAGQTVGPGCVVIDTTRHMDDIVDVDSEAQEATVQPGVVQDHLDARLAEEGLKFAPDPASSGRATVVGGIGNNSTGAHSVRYGITDAYTEELEVVLAEGTRIHTREVVLGSDEHEAIIEGGGIEAELYRTVEGLVAENEAEIDEKYPNLKRSVSGYNLHKVIDETDDGEEVINLSKLFVGAEGTLGTIVEATVSLVTKPEETALALYCFDDLVDAMEAVPVALEYPVSAVELMDDEVFRLARESTEYAQYEEPIPDGAAAALMLEWDSELVSHSPDGESSGEAPDFEGAIADTTAEFVTDGAAFDVLEAYDADEQEKLWKLRKAAIPLLMSLQGDPKPYPFIEDATVPPEELAEYVGEFEEVLADHDTSAAYFAHAGSGTLHIRPILNLKQGEGIEKMHSITDDVTDLVLDHFGAFSGEHGDGLARTEFNPKMYGEDLWGAFQELKSAFDPGWRMNPGKVVYVDGDTAGERGYPDSAADTDMRENLRYGADYRSIEPQTAIDFSDEGGFSHLVELCNGCGTCRETEGDVMCPTYRASGEEIQATRGRANMLRAAISGELSEDEVHSDRFQEEVLGLCVGCKGCMSDCPTGVDLAKLKAEVKHEHHEEAGASLRERLFANIETASRIGSALAPVANAATKVPGARTVLEKTLGIARERELPTFTLDTFRTRWERRGGAQVSAAEADARVVLFPDTYTNYSTPDAGMAAVEVLEAANVHVRVPDDLAPSGRAAFSSGFLEKARKRAAENVERLEPFVEEGYAVLFVEPSDAVMFQDEYLDLLDGDAVESVSTASYGVLEYVDTARLDEAIAFETEPEAGESIAYHGHCNQKSVNTDHHAVGVLRRAGYDVDPLDTSCCGMAGSFGYEAEHYELSKAIGSMLFGAVDESPADAVTAPGASCRSQLGDREGANEQPPHPIEKVARALAD